The Opitutales bacterium ASA1 genome window below encodes:
- a CDS encoding heterodisulfide reductase-related iron-sulfur binding cluster, whose product MQHSIDKTAFGAFGKPMADAVQTCVHCGFCLSACPTYREVGQEPDTPRGRIVLMKQVLEGTLAAADAQPHIDRCLGCLACEPACPSGVSYRDLVSPFRALHDGAAHRSVGERLRRWLAASTVPFPGRFRLAARAGAVAKKFSFLTPPPLRPMLDLVPDTLPRAIALPAVSSAFGARRARVALLAGCAQQVLDPDINVATIELLTSQGVEVVVPQAQGCCGGLSWHTGDLGAAQAFARRNLDAFPADVDAIVTNAAGCGSTLHEYPLVLAGTPDEARARELAARAVDVSVFLLRLGLRQTPPARGSILRVAYQDACHLANAQGVRAEPRDLLRAIPGVELCELPDAHLCCGSAGSYNIDQPEIAASLGERKARAAMATGADVIATGNIGCLTQLKVHLARLGSHLRVRHTVQVLHDAYLDR is encoded by the coding sequence ATGCAACACTCCATCGACAAGACGGCGTTCGGCGCCTTCGGCAAGCCCATGGCCGATGCGGTGCAGACGTGCGTGCATTGCGGCTTCTGCCTGAGCGCGTGCCCGACCTACCGCGAAGTCGGTCAAGAACCGGACACCCCGCGCGGACGCATCGTGTTGATGAAACAGGTGCTGGAGGGAACGCTCGCCGCAGCCGACGCGCAGCCGCATATCGACCGATGTCTTGGCTGCCTCGCCTGCGAGCCTGCGTGCCCGAGCGGTGTGTCCTACCGCGACCTCGTCAGCCCGTTTCGCGCTCTCCACGACGGCGCCGCGCATCGATCCGTCGGCGAGCGGCTGCGGCGCTGGCTGGCCGCGAGCACGGTGCCGTTTCCCGGACGTTTCCGGCTCGCCGCACGTGCCGGAGCGGTGGCGAAGAAGTTCTCGTTTCTCACACCGCCTCCGTTGCGCCCGATGCTCGATCTCGTGCCCGACACGCTGCCGCGCGCGATCGCCCTGCCGGCAGTTTCCTCCGCCTTCGGTGCACGCCGTGCCCGCGTCGCGCTTCTTGCCGGTTGCGCACAACAGGTGCTCGATCCCGACATCAACGTCGCGACGATCGAGCTCCTCACGAGCCAGGGCGTGGAGGTCGTCGTGCCGCAGGCCCAAGGCTGTTGCGGCGGACTCTCGTGGCACACCGGCGATCTCGGCGCCGCGCAGGCCTTCGCTCGGCGCAATCTCGATGCTTTCCCTGCCGACGTCGACGCGATCGTCACCAACGCCGCCGGCTGCGGCTCCACGTTGCACGAATACCCGCTCGTGCTCGCCGGCACGCCCGACGAGGCGCGGGCCCGCGAACTCGCCGCGCGCGCGGTCGACGTGAGCGTGTTTCTCCTTCGCCTCGGTCTGCGCCAAACGCCTCCGGCGCGAGGTTCGATCCTGCGTGTCGCCTACCAAGACGCCTGTCACCTCGCCAACGCTCAAGGCGTGCGCGCCGAGCCACGCGATCTCTTGCGCGCAATCCCCGGCGTGGAGTTGTGCGAGCTCCCCGATGCGCACCTCTGTTGCGGCAGCGCCGGCAGTTACAACATCGACCAGCCCGAGATCGCCGCCTCGCTCGGCGAACGAAAGGCCCGCGCCGCGATGGCCACCGGCGCAGACGTGATAGCCACCGGCAACATCGGCTGCCTCACGCAACTGAAGGTGCACCTCGCCCGCCTCGGCTCGCACCTGCGCGTGCGCCACACCGTGCAGGTCCTGCACGACGCATACTTGGATCGCTGA
- a CDS encoding FAD-linked oxidase C-terminal domain-containing protein: MNTPASTSHATPPATSAPADARFLDHLEGLLPPGRLMRGPAQLAPYESDGLTAFHARPAAVMLAETKEEVIATVRACREASVPFTARGSGTSLSGGSIPVPGGVVVALNRLDRILHVDTATRTAVVQAGAINSRISEAAAAHGLHFAPDPSSQQICTIGGNLAFNAGGAHCLKYGMTSNHVVGLEAVLATGELVAWGGRRAAFGPDWCGLFCGNEGLFGIALEVTVQLLPKPEVFHTVLAGYRTLEDAGNAVSAVIASGLLPGAIEIMDALALQAASAAVHAEYPPGCEAVLIVELEGPRETVAAEREHLAQVLAAGRAVDVRVARSAAERLAIWKGRKSAFSAVGRLSPDFIVQDGVVPRRRLGEALRRIGEMARDSGVRCANVFHAGDGNLHPLIMFDGRETGALQRAEALAGKILRMCIEMGGSITGEHGVGLEKREYLPEMFSADEMDLMHHLRAAFDPARIANPDKMFPAGGGAPALHHQGLHPLEKAGVAFRE, from the coding sequence GTGAACACTCCCGCTTCCACGTCTCACGCAACGCCGCCCGCGACCTCCGCTCCGGCGGACGCCCGTTTCCTCGACCACCTCGAGGGCCTGCTGCCTCCCGGCCGCCTCATGCGTGGGCCGGCCCAGCTCGCACCCTACGAGAGCGATGGTCTCACCGCCTTTCACGCCCGCCCCGCCGCGGTGATGCTCGCCGAGACGAAGGAGGAAGTGATCGCCACCGTCCGCGCGTGCCGTGAAGCGAGCGTGCCGTTCACCGCGCGCGGCAGCGGCACGAGCCTCTCCGGCGGCTCGATCCCCGTGCCCGGCGGAGTGGTCGTCGCGCTCAACCGCCTCGACCGTATCCTGCACGTGGATACAGCGACGCGCACCGCCGTCGTCCAAGCCGGTGCGATCAACAGCCGCATTTCCGAAGCCGCCGCCGCGCACGGACTCCATTTCGCGCCCGATCCTTCCAGCCAGCAGATCTGCACCATCGGCGGCAACCTCGCCTTCAACGCCGGCGGCGCCCACTGCCTCAAGTACGGCATGACCTCCAACCACGTCGTCGGTCTCGAGGCCGTCCTCGCCACCGGAGAACTCGTCGCGTGGGGCGGTCGGCGCGCGGCTTTCGGGCCGGACTGGTGCGGTTTGTTTTGCGGCAATGAAGGACTCTTCGGCATCGCGCTCGAAGTGACCGTGCAACTGCTGCCGAAGCCGGAAGTGTTTCACACCGTGCTCGCCGGCTACCGCACGCTCGAGGACGCCGGCAATGCCGTATCCGCCGTCATCGCCAGCGGACTGCTCCCGGGTGCGATCGAGATCATGGACGCCCTCGCCCTCCAGGCCGCCAGCGCCGCCGTGCACGCCGAGTACCCGCCGGGATGCGAAGCGGTCCTCATCGTCGAGTTGGAAGGTCCGCGAGAGACCGTCGCCGCCGAGCGCGAACACCTCGCGCAGGTGCTCGCGGCCGGACGCGCCGTCGATGTGCGCGTCGCACGCAGCGCGGCCGAGCGGCTCGCCATCTGGAAAGGCCGCAAGAGCGCTTTCAGCGCCGTCGGTCGCCTCTCGCCCGACTTCATCGTGCAGGACGGCGTCGTTCCGCGCCGCCGGCTCGGCGAGGCCCTGCGCCGCATCGGCGAGATGGCGCGCGACTCCGGCGTGCGCTGCGCCAACGTCTTCCACGCCGGCGACGGCAACCTGCACCCGCTCATCATGTTCGACGGTCGCGAAACCGGCGCGCTCCAGCGGGCCGAGGCGCTCGCGGGCAAGATCCTCCGGATGTGCATCGAGATGGGCGGCTCGATCACCGGCGAGCACGGAGTCGGCCTCGAGAAACGCGAGTACCTGCCCGAGATGTTCTCCGCCGACGAGATGGACCTCATGCACCACCTGCGCGCCGCCTTCGATCCCGCCCGCATCGCCAACCCCGACAAGATGTTCCCCGCCGGCGGCGGCGCACCCGCGCTCCATCACCAAGGTCTGCATCCGCTGGAGAAGGCCGGCGTCGCCTTCCGCGAATGA
- a CDS encoding FAD-binding protein, with protein sequence MTTTPPPASATTLYPRNEDELVEAVRATPRVIPIGTRTKPRLSEVDAVPISLRELSGITEYEPEEFTFTARAGTPVREIVAALAAKGQHLPFDPMFAAAGATIGGTLASGVSGPGRVRYGSLRDFVLGMRFVDGTGRAMRAGGKVVKNAAGFDLPKFFVGSLGRFGVFTEITFKVFPTPRAVRVLELPVSSHAAAAVLLRALQVGRWEPRTLEYDPAARVVHASFGGFDSAVDALAADILSRHPGRVLAPETAVAHADAARACAWAHADGPLWQVAIDQHVLAPLGTELDAIEGVRWRCLAADDVSMLSLPAHADPDPVDHVLREHGVAALALRGPGPLRPGETRAAAAVEARVKAVLDPVGRFPGLDD encoded by the coding sequence ATGACGACGACTCCGCCGCCCGCGTCCGCGACCACGCTGTATCCACGAAACGAGGACGAACTCGTCGAGGCCGTGCGCGCGACGCCGCGCGTGATCCCGATCGGCACACGGACCAAGCCGCGGCTCTCTGAGGTCGACGCCGTACCGATCTCCCTGCGCGAGCTGTCGGGGATAACTGAATACGAACCGGAGGAATTCACCTTCACTGCCCGCGCCGGCACGCCCGTGCGCGAGATCGTCGCCGCGCTCGCGGCGAAAGGTCAGCACCTGCCGTTCGATCCGATGTTCGCCGCCGCCGGCGCCACGATCGGCGGCACGCTCGCCTCCGGTGTGAGCGGCCCCGGACGCGTGCGCTACGGATCGCTGCGCGACTTCGTGCTCGGCATGCGCTTCGTCGACGGCACCGGTCGCGCGATGCGCGCCGGCGGCAAGGTGGTGAAGAACGCCGCAGGCTTCGATTTGCCGAAGTTCTTCGTCGGCAGCCTCGGCCGCTTCGGCGTGTTCACCGAGATCACGTTCAAAGTGTTTCCGACGCCCCGCGCGGTGCGTGTGCTGGAGCTGCCCGTGTCGAGCCACGCAGCGGCCGCCGTGCTCCTGCGCGCGTTGCAGGTCGGCCGCTGGGAACCGCGCACGCTCGAGTACGATCCGGCCGCGCGCGTGGTCCACGCTTCTTTCGGCGGGTTCGACTCCGCCGTCGACGCGCTCGCTGCCGACATCCTTTCCCGCCACCCCGGTCGGGTGCTCGCGCCCGAGACCGCGGTCGCGCACGCCGACGCCGCCCGCGCCTGCGCGTGGGCACATGCGGACGGTCCGCTTTGGCAGGTCGCGATCGACCAACACGTGCTCGCACCGCTCGGCACCGAGCTCGACGCGATCGAGGGCGTGCGCTGGCGCTGCCTCGCGGCCGACGATGTATCCATGCTCTCACTACCGGCTCACGCCGATCCCGACCCCGTCGACCACGTCCTGCGCGAGCACGGAGTCGCCGCCCTCGCGTTGCGCGGCCCCGGCCCCTTGCGCCCGGGCGAGACGCGGGCAGCGGCCGCGGTCGAAGCGCGCGTGAAGGCCGTGCTCGATCCGGTCGGGCGTTTTCCGGGGCTCGACGACTGA
- a CDS encoding DUF1080 domain-containing protein, translating into MKLRSLVPFVSGLVALAALSNAHAATWRPLFNGKDLSGWRVINGSAPYAVLDGAIVGTTVAGSPNSFLAHEETFGDFVLEFEVMQDVAPTNSGVQFRSISSPDVMDGRVHGYQCEIDPSARGWTGGIYDEARRGWLYPLSLNDRARTLYQYGRWNHFRIEAIGSSIRTWVNGVAVSHVIDDVTPSGLIALQVHSVRGPEEAGRRISWRNIRIQTSDLTPAPVEDLFIRNMIPNHLSDAEKAQGWSLLWDGRTTDGWRGAHRTDFPELGWKIENGELVVLESGGGEAKHGGDIVTAAPYSKFEFQVDFRLTPGANSGIKYFVTEEINPGGGSAFGLEYQLLDDAQHPDAKEGAAGNRTLASLYDLIPSRKITSGLGLQPRIGQWQHARLVVHADDVEHWLNGIRVVEYQRRSPALAAMIARSKYHDLRGFGLAEEGRILLQDHGNEVRFRSIKVRPLP; encoded by the coding sequence ATGAAACTACGTTCACTCGTCCCCTTCGTATCGGGGCTGGTCGCTTTGGCCGCCCTCTCCAACGCACACGCCGCCACCTGGCGTCCGCTCTTCAACGGCAAGGACCTCTCCGGCTGGCGCGTGATCAACGGCTCCGCGCCCTACGCCGTGCTCGACGGCGCGATCGTCGGCACGACCGTCGCCGGCTCGCCCAACAGCTTCCTCGCGCACGAGGAGACGTTCGGCGACTTCGTGCTCGAGTTCGAGGTCATGCAGGACGTCGCGCCGACCAACTCCGGCGTGCAGTTTCGCAGCATCTCCTCGCCGGACGTGATGGACGGCCGCGTGCACGGCTACCAGTGCGAGATCGACCCCAGCGCACGCGGCTGGACGGGCGGCATCTACGACGAAGCCCGCCGCGGTTGGCTCTATCCCCTCTCGCTCAACGACCGCGCCCGCACGCTCTACCAATACGGCCGGTGGAACCACTTCCGCATCGAGGCGATCGGCAGTTCGATCCGCACGTGGGTCAACGGTGTCGCCGTCTCGCACGTGATCGACGACGTCACACCATCCGGTCTCATCGCCCTGCAGGTCCACTCCGTCCGCGGCCCGGAAGAAGCCGGACGCCGGATCTCGTGGCGCAACATCCGTATCCAAACTTCGGATCTCACGCCCGCGCCGGTGGAGGACCTGTTCATCCGCAACATGATCCCCAACCACCTGAGCGACGCCGAGAAGGCGCAGGGCTGGTCGCTGCTCTGGGACGGACGCACAACCGACGGCTGGCGCGGCGCGCACCGCACCGACTTCCCCGAATTGGGCTGGAAGATCGAAAACGGCGAACTCGTCGTCCTCGAGTCCGGCGGCGGCGAGGCGAAGCACGGCGGCGACATCGTGACGGCGGCGCCGTATTCAAAGTTTGAATTCCAAGTCGACTTCCGGCTCACACCCGGCGCGAACAGCGGGATCAAGTATTTCGTCACCGAAGAGATCAACCCGGGCGGCGGCTCCGCCTTCGGCCTCGAGTATCAACTCCTCGACGACGCGCAGCATCCCGACGCGAAGGAAGGAGCTGCCGGCAATCGCACGCTCGCCTCGCTCTACGACCTCATCCCGTCGCGCAAAATCACTTCCGGTCTCGGGCTCCAGCCCCGCATCGGACAATGGCAGCACGCGCGCCTCGTCGTGCATGCCGACGACGTCGAGCACTGGCTCAACGGCATCCGCGTGGTCGAGTACCAGCGCCGCTCGCCCGCCCTCGCCGCCATGATCGCCCGCAGCAAGTATCACGATCTGCGCGGCTTCGGCCTCGCCGAAGAAGGCCGCATTCTCCTGCAGGACCACGGCAACGAGGTCCGCTTCCGTTCCATCAAGGTCCGCCCACTCCCGTGA